Proteins from a single region of Platichthys flesus chromosome 16, fPlaFle2.1, whole genome shotgun sequence:
- the mfsd11 gene encoding UNC93-like protein MFSD11, with protein MSPEGKKLLNIIILGFGFMFMFTAFQTCGNIEQTVLKSFNSTEFHGSGYTSMAIIYGVFSASNLIAPSVVTLIGPQLSMFFSGLLYSGYIAMFIYPYTWSFYTASVLVGVGAAVLWTAQGNVLTINSTDNNIGRNSGIFWALLQCSLFFGNLYIYFAWHGHVHITDKDRQTVFISLTVISLVGCFLFFLIRRPDPESSPSEVTESLLQAESTESSTDTSPHSGLCSQALDAFVQACKIFVTKEMLLLSFSIGYTGLELTFYSGVYGTCIGAMTRFGKDAKSLIGISGIFIGIGEILGGGVFGMLNKRNRFGRNPVVLLGLVTHFVAFYLIFLNIASDAPLAPEEGTDLQAYISPSVAVAMLCSFLLGLGDSCFNTQLLSIIGVMFRDNSAPAFAVFKFIQSIMAALAFFYSNYLLLHWQLLILVLSGFLGSISFFVAEGWAESSRRESDYDSI; from the exons ATGAGTCCCGAGGGGAAGAAGCTCCTGAACATCATCATCCTGGGCTTCGgcttcatgttcatgttcactGCTTTTCAAACATGTGGAAACATAGAG CAAACGGTTCTGAAGAGCTTCAACAGCACCGAGTTCCACGGCAGCGGCTACACGAG catGGCCATCATCTATGGAGTTTTCTCTGCGTCCAACCTCATCGCTCCGTCAGTGGTGACCCTCATCGGACCCCAGCTCTCCATGTTCTTCAGTGGGCTCCTCTACAG CGGCTACATAGCTATGTTCATCTACCCGTACACGTGGAGCTTCTACACAGCGTCTGTGCTGGTTGGAGTAGGAGCAGCAG TGCTCTGGACGGCGCAGGGAAACGTGCTCACCATCAACTCCACTGACAACAACATCGGGAGAAACAGCGGCATATTCTGGGCTCTGCTGCAGTGCAG CTTGTTCTTTGGAAACCTCTACATCTACTTTGCCTGGCATGGACACGTTCACATCACAG ACAAAGACCGGCAGACGGTCTTCATCTCTCTGACCGTGATCAGCCTGGTcggctgcttcctcttctttctgatCCGGAGGCCGGACCCCGAGTCGTCTCCCTCCGAGGTGACGGAGTCGCTGCTGCAGGCCGAGTCCACAGAGAGCTCCACTGACAC CTCACCTCACTCAGGCCTCTGCTCACAGGCGCTGGATGCTTTCG TTCAAGCGTGTAAGATCTTTGTCACCAaagagatgctgctgctgagcttcTCCATCGGCTACACAG GCTTGGAGCTCACTTTTTACAGCGGGGTGTACGGGACGTGTATCGGCGCCATGACGAGGTTCGGCAAAGATGCAAAGAGTCTGATTGGCATCTCTGGGATTTTCATCGGCATAGGCGAGATCTTGG GAGGGGGCGTGTTTGGCATGCTGAACAAGAGGAACCGGTTTGGGAGGAACCCGGTGGTGCTGCTGGGACTCGTCACTCACTTTGTGGCTTTTTACCTGATTTTCCTGAACATTGCCAGCGACGCCCCGCTGGCCCCGGAGGAGGGCACCGACCTGCAGGCCTACATCAGCCCGAG tgtTGCGGTGGCCAtgctctgcagcttcctgctggGTTTGGGCGACAGCTGCTTCAACACGCAGCTGCTCAGCATCATCGGCGTCATGTTCCGGGACAACAGTGCTCCGGCCTTCGCCGTCTTCAAGTTCATCCAG TCCATCATGGCCGCTCTAGCCTTCTTCTACAGTAActacctgctgctgcactggcAGCTGCTCATCCTGGTCCTGTCGGGTTTCCTGGGCTCGATATCGTTCTTCGTGGCCGAGGGGTGGGCCGAGTCCAGCCGGCGGGAATCCGACTACGACAGCATCTGA
- the srsf2b gene encoding serine/arginine-rich splicing factor 2b isoform X2, which translates to MSYGRPPPDVDGMTSLKVDNLTYRTSPETLRRVFEKYGRVGDVYIPRDRYTKESRGFAFVRFHDKRDAEDAMDAMDGALLDGRELRVQMARYGRPPDSHNGGGGGGGGRDGRDGGGGRDRGGEGGGGRRGGAPRRSGGYGRRSRSPRNKRRSRSRSRSRSRSRSRSRSSRSRSYSRSKSHSPRTKTAKAKSHSRSRSKSKSKSKSRSRSHTPASKRESKSRSRSKSPPKAAPENGGETP; encoded by the exons ATGAGTTACGGAAGGCCTCCGCCGGACGTCGACGGCATGACTTCGCTCAAAGTGGACAACCTGACGTACCGGACCTCCCCAGAAACCCTGCGACGGGTGTTCGAGAAGTACGGCCGCGTCGGAGACGTCTACATCCCGCGGGACCGATACACGAAGGAGAGCCGCGGCTTCGCCTTCGTGCGTTTTCACGACAAACGCGACGCTGAAGACGCGATGGACGCCATGGACGGCGCGCTCCTGGACGGAAGGGAGCTCCGGGTCCAGATGGCCCGGTACGGCAGACCCCCGGACTCCCACaacggaggaggtggaggcggcGGTGGTCGCGATGGACGCGATGGAGGTGGAGGTCGCgacagaggtggagaaggaggaggaggacggcgaGGAGGAGCGCCCCGGAGGAGCGGAGGCTATGGCCGCCGAAGCAGAAG CCCGAGAAACAAAAGACGCAGCAGGTCCCGCAGCAGGAGCCGCTCTCGTTCCCGCAGCAGGTCCAGGTCCAGCAGATCCCGCTCCTACTCCAGATCCAAGTCCCACTCTCCCAGGACCAAGACCGCCAAGGCCAAGTCCCACTCCCGCTCCAGATCAAAATCCAAGTCTAAGTCTAAGTCCAGGTCCAGAAGCCATACCCCTGCCTCCAAAAGAGAGTCCAAGTCTAGGTCCAGGTCTAAAAGCCCGCCCAAGGCCGCACCAGAAAATGGAGGTGAAACCCCGTAG
- the srsf2b gene encoding serine/arginine-rich splicing factor 2b isoform X1, which produces MSYGRPPPDVDGMTSLKVDNLTYRTSPETLRRVFEKYGRVGDVYIPRDRYTKESRGFAFVRFHDKRDAEDAMDAMDGALLDGRELRVQMARYGRPPDSHNGGGGGGGGRDGRDGGGGRDRGGEGGGGRRGGAPRRSGGYGRRSRSSSRSPRNKRRSRSRSRSRSRSRSRSRSSRSRSYSRSKSHSPRTKTAKAKSHSRSRSKSKSKSKSRSRSHTPASKRESKSRSRSKSPPKAAPENGGETP; this is translated from the exons ATGAGTTACGGAAGGCCTCCGCCGGACGTCGACGGCATGACTTCGCTCAAAGTGGACAACCTGACGTACCGGACCTCCCCAGAAACCCTGCGACGGGTGTTCGAGAAGTACGGCCGCGTCGGAGACGTCTACATCCCGCGGGACCGATACACGAAGGAGAGCCGCGGCTTCGCCTTCGTGCGTTTTCACGACAAACGCGACGCTGAAGACGCGATGGACGCCATGGACGGCGCGCTCCTGGACGGAAGGGAGCTCCGGGTCCAGATGGCCCGGTACGGCAGACCCCCGGACTCCCACaacggaggaggtggaggcggcGGTGGTCGCGATGGACGCGATGGAGGTGGAGGTCGCgacagaggtggagaaggaggaggaggacggcgaGGAGGAGCGCCCCGGAGGAGCGGAGGCTATGGCCGCCGAAGCAGAAG CTCTTCCCGCAGCCCGAGAAACAAAAGACGCAGCAGGTCCCGCAGCAGGAGCCGCTCTCGTTCCCGCAGCAGGTCCAGGTCCAGCAGATCCCGCTCCTACTCCAGATCCAAGTCCCACTCTCCCAGGACCAAGACCGCCAAGGCCAAGTCCCACTCCCGCTCCAGATCAAAATCCAAGTCTAAGTCTAAGTCCAGGTCCAGAAGCCATACCCCTGCCTCCAAAAGAGAGTCCAAGTCTAGGTCCAGGTCTAAAAGCCCGCCCAAGGCCGCACCAGAAAATGGAGGTGAAACCCCGTAG
- the LOC133971097 gene encoding eukaryotic translation initiation factor 1-like → MSSIQNLQTYDPFADKGDDQHPAGTEDYIHIRIQQRNGRKTLTTVQGISSQYDKKKLVKAFKKKFACNGTVIEHPEYGEVIQLQGDQRKDICKFLTDVHLAKDEQLKVHGF, encoded by the exons ATGTCCTCTATCCAGAACCTCCAAACTTATG accCCTTTGCTGATAAGGGTGATGACCAACACCCAGCTGGGACTGAGGACTACATCCACATAAGAATCCAACAGCGGAACGGCAGGAAGACCCTCACCACTGTCCAGGGCATCTCCTCCCAGTATGACAAGAAGAAGCTAGTCAAGGCCTTCAAGAAG AAGTTTGCCTGCAACGGGACAGTGATCGAGCACCCAGAGTATGGTGAAGTGATCCAGCTGCAGGGTGACCAGCGCAAGGATATCTGCAAGTTCCTCACTGAT GTTCACCTGGCCAAGGATGAGCAGCTCAAAGTCCACGGCTTCTAG
- the si:ch211-198p11.6 gene encoding uncharacterized protein si:ch211-198p11.6 → MPVLNIWELSIPLPAVLMITLGVYMAVLCIGLWIRFCLKDRCSSDCRDCCPNISVCERCFRLAEMCNCRLPTMRSCLTDSCPAPTCAKWDCACTCQPPECESCNCLCFEIRIK, encoded by the exons ATGCCT GTGCTGAACATCTGGGAGCTCTCCATCCCGCTCCCGGCTGTTCTGATGATCACTCTGGGTGTTTACATGGCTGTTCTGTGCATCGGGCTGTGGATCCGATTCTGTCTCAAG GACCGTTGTTCCTCAGACTGCAGGGACTGCTGTCCCAACATCTCTGTTTGTGAGCGCTGCTTCAGACTGGCTGAAATGTGCAACTGTCGCCTGCCGACCATGCGTTCGTGTCTGACCGACTCGTGTCCTGCTCCGACT TGTGCCAAGTGGGACTGTGCCTGCACCTGTCAGCCTCCCGAGTGCGAGTCCTGCAACTGCCTCTGCTTCGAGATCCGGATCAAGTAG
- the zgc:100868 gene encoding transmembrane protease serine 9, giving the protein MFSIRRAERERERERERERERDRNKVCAADHRFPASLMALCRVLCVAALLGLLTPGTHSQLADCGQPALNTRIVGGEVAPEGSWPWQVSLHRSGSHFCGGSLINNEWVVSAAHCFSSSSTTNLVVYLGRQRQQGSNPNEESRTVSRVITHPSYNSVTSDNDISLLKLSSPVTFTNYIRPVCLAAPDSVFHSGIDSWVTGWGTIGSGVPLPFPQNLMEVEVPVVGNRQCDCDYGVGRITDNMICAGLRAGGKDSCQGDSGGPMVSKQNSRWILEGVVSFGRGCALPKFPGVYTRVSRYQAWINSHITTNQPGYVTFSSSGTDSDLSVTCTGLPAPPTIEVLPDTTTTTVLPLTTTTTVLPLTTTTVLPLTTTTTTPPTTTAQPVVCGRAPLNTRIPGGSSVVTAGVWPWMVSLQKDGGHVCGGTLVAVDAVLSQASCFSSSPSASEWTVVLGRLKQNGSNPFEVTLRVRNITLSNLTGSNVALLHLESRPALSDYIQPLCLDPGRSFSEGSTCWASGWSSGRGGEERVLQEVQTSVSDCGNASSSDSFCTGRLTLEQGASGGPLMCKQDGSWFQASVLSADNSTTTTRADPVTVFTKLNKYQTFLSENLGRFLSPASSSTNTTAANTTSTPTTSSGATPHFLLHLVLLSPGLQLFL; this is encoded by the exons ATGTTTAGTATTcgcagggcagagagagagagagagagagagagagagagagagagagagagagacagaaataaggTTTGTGCAGCAGATCACAGGTTTCCAGCTTCACTCATGGCGCTGTGCAGAGTCCTCTGTGTGGCGGCGCTGCTCGGCCTCCTGACGCCAG gaaCGCACTCACAACTCGCTG attGTGGTCAACCTGCTCTGAACACCAGGATCGTGGGGGGGGAGGTGGCCCCTGAGGGCAGCTGGCCCTGGCAGGTCAGTCTACACAGGTCTGGAAGTCACTTCTGTGGAGGATCGCTCATTAACAACGAATGGGTGGTGTCAGCTGctcactgcttctccag CTCCAGCACAACCAACCTGGTCGTGTACCTGGGACGTCAGAGACAACAAGGGTCCAACCCCAACGAGGAGTCCCGCACCGTGTCACGGGTCATCACCCATCCCAGCTACAACTCAGTGACCAGTGACAACGACATCTCCCTCCTGAAGCTCTCCTCACCCGTCACCTTCACCAACTACATTCGGCCCGTCTGCCTCGCCGCCCCCGACAGCGTCTTCCACAGCGGGATCGACTCCTGGGTCACCGGCTGGGGCACGAtcggctcaggag TTCCTCTTCCTTTCCCTCAGAACctgatggaggtggaggtgccGGTGGTGGGCAACAGACAGTGTGACTGTGACTACGGCGTGGGTAGAATCACAGACAACATGATCTGTGCCGGGTTACGAGCTGGAGGGAAGGACTCGTGTCAG GGAGACTCCGGCGGCCCGATGGTGAGCAAGCAGAACAGCCGCTGGATCCTGGAGGGCGTGGTGAGTTTTGGACGAGGTTGTGCGTTGCCTAAATTCCCAGGAGTCTACACCCGAGTGTCCCGCTATCAGGCATGGATCAACAGCCACATCACCACCAACCAGCCGGGCTACGTCACCTTCTCCTCCAGTGGGACGGACAGCGACCTGAGCGTCACCTGTACAGGTCTCCCAGCGCCTCCCACCATCGAGGTCCTGCctgacaccaccaccaccaccgtcctgcctctcaccaccaccaccaccgtcctgcctctcaccaccaccaccgtcctgcctctcaccaccaccaccaccaccccccccacgACCACAGCCCAAC ctGTGGTCTGCGGCCGAGCCCCCTTGAACACTCGGATCCCGGGGGGGAGCTCCGTGGTGACGGCGGGCGTGTGGCCGTGGATGGTGAGTCTGCAGAAGGATGGAGGTCACGTGTGTGGCGGGACACTGGTGGCCGTGGACGCTGTGCTGAGTCAGGCCAGCTGTTTCTCCAG TTCACCCTCAGCGTCTGAGTGGACCGTCGTCCTGGGTCGTCTGAAACAAAATGGATCGAATCCCTTTGAGGTGACGCTGAGAGTGAGGAACATCACGCTGAGCAACCTGACCGGCTCCAACGTGGCGCTGCTGCATCTGGAGTCCCGACCGGCGCTGAGCGACTACATCCAGCCCCTCTGCCTGGACCCTGGGCGGAGCTTCAGTGAGGGCTCCACGTGCTGGGCCTCCGGCTGGAGCTCTGGACGAGGAGGGG AGGAACGAGTTCTGCAGGAGGTCCAGACGTCGGTGTCCGACTGCGGCAACGCGTCCAGCTCGGACAGCTTCTGTACAGGACGTTTGACACTGGAGCAG GGTGCCTCGGGGGGGCCACTGATGTGTAAGCAGGACGGCTCTTGGTTCCAGGCGTCTGTGTTATCAGCTGACAACTCCACCACGACAACACGAGCCGACCCCGTGACCGTCTTCACCAAACTGAACAAGTACCAGACGTTCCTCTCTGAGAACTTGGGGAGGTTTCTCTCTCCGGCCTCCAGCAGCAccaacaccacagcagccaaCACCACCTCCACCCCGACCACCAGCAGCGGGGCCAcccctcacttcctcctccacctcgtcctcctctcaccgggtctccagctcttcttgtaG
- the fus gene encoding RNA-binding protein FUS — protein MASNDYSQTSSQGYGSYGGGGGGGSGGGGGANPGYAQSSGQSYSQQGYGGYSQGSDSSSYNQGGYGSYAQPQSGGYGSPPSNQGGGYNPSSQSYSSGGYSSSSQPSNMTYNQSSFSGHSQQPPASSSAGYEGTSQAPAYNQPPSGGQAGGGYGSGGGQTGGYGGSQQQPPQHGGGHYNQPPSYSSPPPQSYSQQSQYGQSGGYGGDSPPISDGGYSGPDGGYGGQEARGGRGRGGGFGGRGGGGYDRGFDRGGRGGPRGRGGMGMGDRGGFNKFGGPRDSGHGGPGFMQDQENSDNNTIFVQGLGDDYTVESVADFFKQIGIIKVNKKTGLPMINLYTERETGKLKGEATVSFDDPPSAKAAIDWFDGKDFSGNPIKVSFATRRADFGGRGGMRGGRARGGPMGHGGFGGGRGGGGFPGGNGGNGNGGGGGGGGGGQQRAGDWKCSNPTCGNLNFSWRNECNQCKAPKPEDAGGAPPLERGGHGGERRGGFDRGGFRGRGSDRGGFRGARGGDRGGYGPGKMDTRGDHRQERRGRPY, from the exons ATGGCGTCAAACG ATTATTCCCAAACATCTTCCCAGGG CTATGGCTCCTATggcggaggtggaggtggaggtagcggtggaggtggaggtgctaACCCGGGCTACGCTCAGTCCTCTGGTCAGAGCTACAGCCAGCAGGGATACGGAGGCTACAGCCAAGGCTCTGACAGCAGCTCCTACAACCAGGGAGGATACGGCAGCTACGCTCAGCCTCAGTCAG GAGGATACGGTTCTCCACCCTCTAACCAGGGAGGGGGTTATAATCCTTCCAGTCAGTCCTACAGCTCTGGaggctacagcagcagcagccagcccTCCAACATGACCTACAACCAGTCATCCTTCTCTGGTCACAGCCAGCAGCcacccgcctcctcctctgcagg CTACGAAGGGACCTCCCAGGCCCCAGCCTACAACCAGCCACCCAGTGGTGGACAGGCTGGAGGTGGTTACGGGAGCGGTGGGGGTCAGACAGGTGGATATGGTGGAAGCCAACAACAACCAccccaacatggaggaggtcacTACAACCAGCCTCCGAGCTACAGTTCCCCTCCTCCACAGAGCTACAGTCAGCAGAGCCAGTACGGACAAAGTGGAg GATACGGAGGCGACAGCCCCCCGATCAGTGATGGAGGCTACAGTGGTCCTGACGGAGGTTACGGGGGGCAGGAGGCTCGCGGGGGCCGGGGTCGTGGTGGTGGATTTGGAGGTCGCGGTGGTGGCGGATATGACCGTGGTTTTGACAGAGGTGGGCGAGGTGGacccagaggaagaggaggcatgGG AATGGGCGATCGTGGAGGATTCAATAAGTTTGGTG GACCCAGAGACTCGGGACACGGAGGACCCGGCTTCA TGCAGGACCAGGAGAACTCTGACAACAACACCATCTTCGTCCAGGGCCTGGGAGACGACTACACCGTGGAGTCCGTGGCCGACTTCTTCAAGCAGATTGGAATCATTAAG GTCAACAAGAAGACGGGTCTCCCGATGATCAACCTGTACACCGAGCGGGAGACGGGGAAGCTGAAAGGAGAGGCCACCGTCTCTTTTGACGACCCCCCCTCAGCTAAAGCTGCCATCGACTGGTTTGATG GTAAAGACTTCAGTGGAAATCCCATCAAAGTTTCCTTCGCCACCCGCAGGGCTGACTTCGGGGGCCGGGGGGGGATGAGGGGGGGTCGGGCACGAGGAG GGCCCATGGGCCATGGAGGATTTGGGGGgggtcgaggaggaggaggtttccCAGGAGGCAACGGCGGCAACGGCaacggtggaggaggaggaggaggag gaggaggacagcagaGAGCTGGAGACTGGAAGTGCTCGAACCC TACCTGTGGCAACCTGAACTTCTCCTGGCGGAATGAGTGTAACCAGTGCAAGGCCCCGAAACCAGAGGACGCAGGAGGGGCCCCCCCGCTGGAAAGAG GAGGCCACGGAGGAGAGCGCCGAGGAGGCTTCGATCGGGGGGGCTTCAGGGGCCGAGGCAGCGACCGGGGGGGCTTCAGGGGGGCCCGGGGAGGCGACCGGGGAGGATACGGCCCTGGCAAGATGGACACAAG gGGGGACCACAGACAGGAGCGACGGGGCCGTCCCTACTGA